A DNA window from Desulfobulbaceae bacterium contains the following coding sequences:
- a CDS encoding FliA/WhiG family RNA polymerase sigma factor — translation MPKPHPQKFKDYTRAYFNGSGQLTAEKRDELILTYTPLIKYIATRLASRLPTNISLDDLISSGIIGLIDSIDKFDITKNVQFKTYAEFRIKGAMLDELRSLDWVPRSVRGKIHQLEHATSTMEQKLGRSATDEEMAQTMNISLDEFHKLLDETKSISFMDIDLLTQNSTDLRGSNFSDFMEQDSLDPFLALSFSQIRDLVAQAVSELSHKEQLVISLYYFEELTMKEIGLVLDYTESRISQMHSKAVLRLRSKLKKNFS, via the coding sequence ATGCCCAAGCCGCACCCACAAAAATTTAAGGATTATACCCGAGCCTATTTTAATGGCTCAGGCCAACTCACCGCTGAAAAACGTGACGAGTTGATTCTCACATATACCCCGCTCATCAAGTATATCGCCACCCGCCTCGCCTCAAGGTTGCCTACCAACATCTCCCTTGACGACCTGATCAGCTCGGGCATAATCGGCCTCATCGACTCCATCGACAAATTTGACATCACCAAAAACGTCCAATTCAAGACCTACGCCGAATTCCGGATCAAAGGGGCCATGCTCGACGAACTCAGGTCCTTGGACTGGGTTCCCCGCTCGGTGCGAGGAAAAATCCACCAACTGGAACACGCCACCTCCACCATGGAACAAAAGCTAGGGAGGTCAGCCACGGACGAGGAGATGGCTCAGACCATGAACATCTCCCTTGATGAATTCCACAAGCTCCTTGACGAGACAAAATCAATATCCTTCATGGACATTGACCTTTTAACGCAGAACTCAACAGATCTACGGGGTTCAAACTTCTCGGATTTCATGGAACAAGACAGTCTCGACCCCTTCTTGGCTCTCAGCTTTTCACAAATCCGTGACCTTGTGGCCCAAGCTGTCAGCGAGTTAAGCCACAAAGAACAGCTCGTCATCTCTCTTTACTATTTCGAAGAACTAACCATGAAAGAAATCGGCCTGGTCCTGGACTACACCGAATCCCGCATCTCTCAGATGCACAGCAAGGCAGTCCTCCGCCTGCGGAGCAAACTCAAAAAAAACTTTTCCTAA
- a CDS encoding MinD/ParA family protein — protein MTQADTLEKLMRRTMPHPTAVIGGPQPRVICITSGKGGVGKSNLTTNLAYSLAKRGKKVLVLDADLNLANVDILLGLTPKYNLHHMFSGEKTLKEVMITGPAGILILPGSSGIMELANLTEAQKLYFLSEMEELNQKLDIMLIDTAAGINANVVYFNLAAQERIVLLTPEPTSLTDAYALIKVLSTRHDVKRFSIVVNQAASEREALAVFRQLSLVCDQFLGTLSLDFLGHIPYDKKLITAVRNQRLVSELFPDTPASRMFAKIAQQLSETQPVATTDGNIKFFWPQFS, from the coding sequence ATGACCCAAGCCGACACCTTAGAGAAGTTGATGCGCCGCACCATGCCCCACCCAACTGCTGTCATCGGTGGCCCTCAGCCACGGGTAATCTGTATCACCAGCGGCAAAGGCGGCGTCGGCAAGAGCAACCTGACCACCAATCTGGCCTACTCTCTGGCTAAAAGAGGAAAAAAGGTCCTTGTCCTTGATGCTGACCTGAATCTGGCCAATGTCGACATCCTCTTGGGCCTTACCCCCAAATACAATCTGCATCATATGTTCTCCGGGGAAAAAACGTTAAAGGAAGTGATGATTACTGGCCCTGCTGGTATTTTGATTCTACCGGGCAGTTCAGGAATCATGGAACTGGCAAATCTCACAGAGGCTCAAAAACTCTATTTTCTCTCCGAGATGGAGGAGTTAAATCAAAAGCTCGACATCATGCTGATCGACACAGCAGCCGGCATCAACGCCAATGTAGTCTATTTCAATCTAGCGGCCCAAGAGCGGATCGTCCTCCTCACCCCGGAACCGACCTCGCTCACCGATGCATACGCATTGATCAAAGTCCTCTCTACCCGCCACGATGTCAAACGCTTTTCTATCGTCGTCAACCAGGCCGCCTCAGAAAGAGAGGCTCTGGCTGTCTTCCGCCAGCTAAGCCTGGTCTGCGACCAATTTCTTGGGACACTTTCTCTGGACTTCCTGGGCCATATTCCCTATGATAAGAAGTTGATAACTGCGGTCAGAAACCAACGGCTGGTCTCTGAACTCTTTCCCGATACCCCAGCCAGCCGAATGTTTGCCAAAATCGCCCAGCAGCTGTCCGAAACCCAGCCTGTAGCTACAACCGATGGCAACATCAAATTTTTCTGGCCTCAGTTCTCATAA
- the flhF gene encoding flagellar biosynthesis protein FlhF: protein MRIKRFEARDTQSAMDMVKRELGEDAIILATRSLAPETKGGRSRIEVVAAMDYDLDEIEAMAEEKPSSASTQAYGYKTVRRSSPAEIPIKPTTKTPVAAVKETNHPHLESHDLRLRFADLLKQGGAQDKQPAVRYRQTPSQIKASKTPLPQLDPVKVREWRDELIDKIQISDPEGRLRISDPEGRLPASDQEVAPDHAPRIIALVGATGVGKTTTAAKLAAWHSLRQGLRVTLLSMDCYRIGATDQLRTYAKIMRLPCEIVLRQQDLTKALERHHDKDIIIIDTAGKSPYDQTHIQELQAWFSPCPSIMPYLVLSATAKKEDLQAIVDAYSPLSTAGLILTKLDETRAYAAICQQVVASKLPISFLSTGQRVPEDFLAASKNLLDTLFKDGWAAAEPFLTARSRHYLAN from the coding sequence ATGCGCATAAAACGATTCGAAGCCAGAGATACCCAATCCGCCATGGACATGGTCAAGCGTGAACTAGGAGAAGACGCCATCATCCTGGCCACCCGTTCCCTTGCCCCGGAAACAAAAGGCGGCAGATCCCGGATTGAAGTCGTAGCCGCCATGGATTACGATCTCGACGAAATCGAAGCAATGGCGGAAGAGAAGCCTTCTTCCGCTTCCACTCAAGCCTATGGATACAAAACAGTCCGTCGCTCGTCCCCGGCAGAGATCCCCATCAAACCTACGACCAAAACCCCGGTTGCAGCAGTAAAAGAAACAAATCATCCCCACCTGGAATCACATGACCTGCGACTGCGATTCGCTGATCTGCTGAAACAGGGTGGGGCTCAGGACAAACAACCTGCTGTCCGTTACCGACAAACCCCTTCCCAGATAAAGGCATCAAAAACTCCACTGCCCCAACTTGATCCAGTTAAAGTCAGGGAATGGCGAGATGAACTCATCGATAAGATTCAGATAAGCGACCCTGAGGGGAGACTTCGGATAAGCGACCCTGAGGGGAGACTTCCGGCAAGCGACCAAGAAGTGGCTCCAGATCACGCGCCAAGGATAATCGCCCTGGTTGGCGCTACCGGAGTGGGAAAAACCACCACCGCCGCCAAACTGGCTGCCTGGCACAGTCTCAGGCAGGGCCTGCGGGTAACACTCCTGTCCATGGATTGCTACCGGATTGGCGCCACTGACCAACTACGTACTTACGCCAAAATCATGCGCCTGCCCTGCGAGATTGTTCTTCGCCAGCAGGACTTGACCAAGGCCCTGGAACGTCACCACGATAAAGACATAATCATTATCGATACAGCAGGTAAAAGTCCCTATGACCAGACCCACATCCAAGAACTCCAGGCCTGGTTTTCCCCATGCCCCAGCATCATGCCCTACCTGGTCTTAAGTGCAACCGCAAAGAAAGAGGACCTCCAAGCCATCGTTGACGCCTACAGCCCATTATCCACAGCAGGTCTCATTTTGACCAAACTGGACGAAACCAGGGCCTACGCCGCCATCTGTCAACAAGTAGTGGCCTCAAAGCTACCGATCTCGTTCCTGTCAACAGGTCAGCGAGTCCCGGAAGACTTTCTCGCCGCTTCCAAGAATCTCCTGGACACCCTATTCAAGGACGGATGGGCCGCCGCCGAACCGTTTCTGACTGCCAGATCCAGGCACTACCTGGCTAACTAA
- the flhA gene encoding flagellar biosynthesis protein FlhA: MAEPTETKSGIQAINLDASSMVVAFGVVAILMVMIVPLPTFLLDLLLSISITMGLVILLMAMYNTNPLDFSSFPSILLISTLYRLSLNLASTRLILLHGHEGEGAVGEVINSFGNFVVSGNYTVGLIIFLIMVLINFIVITKGSGRIAEVAARFTLDAMPGKQMAIDADLNAGLIDEEVAKKRRAMISQEAEFYGAMDGSAKFVRGEAIASIIIMVINILGGLFVGAVLQGMNIFQALETYTMLTIGDGLVSQIPSLIISTAAGIIVSRAASDMSMGAEFAKQFGLQPQALAVSAVIIGIFGLVPGLPHASFLILAALMGAIAYFTFQQKALVEATTKEEEKKAAVAPLPGSPETVEALLALDTLQLEVGYGLIPLVDESQKGDLLERIRGIRRQFAMDMGMVIPSLHVRDNLQINPDEYILLLKGVEIARGEVMMGYQLAMDSGSAKRQIDGIPTKEPAFGLPALWITDNMKDEAQLAGYTVVDPSTVIATHLTEILRSHADELLGRQDTQKLLDNLAKTHPKIVEELIPGALPLGSLQKVLQNLLRERVSIRDLLTITETLADYAPMTKDTSILTEYVRQKLARSIVSALTDDDGKLSVLTLAHKVEDFIRESIQKTDQGVYLNLEPNLAQRIIEGAQSLVEKVTNDGYQPIILCTPVIRRHLRHLLERFMPQVIILSNNELSGQIQIRSLGTIEVNPKQ; the protein is encoded by the coding sequence ATGGCAGAACCAACCGAAACAAAAAGCGGAATCCAGGCCATTAATCTGGATGCCTCCAGCATGGTAGTCGCCTTTGGCGTAGTTGCCATCCTGATGGTAATGATCGTGCCGCTGCCTACTTTTTTGCTCGATCTGCTGCTGTCGATCAGCATCACCATGGGCCTGGTCATCCTATTGATGGCGATGTACAATACCAATCCCCTGGACTTTTCATCATTCCCATCCATCCTGCTGATCTCCACCCTCTACCGACTCTCCCTTAACTTAGCCTCGACCCGCCTCATCCTGCTCCACGGCCATGAGGGAGAAGGCGCGGTGGGAGAGGTCATCAACTCCTTCGGCAATTTCGTAGTCAGCGGCAACTACACGGTGGGACTGATCATCTTTCTGATCATGGTCCTGATCAACTTCATCGTTATCACCAAAGGGTCGGGCCGAATCGCTGAAGTGGCCGCCCGCTTCACCCTCGACGCCATGCCCGGCAAACAGATGGCCATTGACGCCGACTTAAACGCCGGCCTGATCGACGAAGAGGTGGCAAAAAAACGCCGGGCGATGATCTCCCAAGAGGCGGAATTCTACGGAGCCATGGACGGTTCGGCTAAATTCGTTCGCGGAGAGGCCATCGCCAGCATTATTATCATGGTCATCAATATCCTGGGCGGTCTGTTTGTCGGCGCCGTGCTCCAAGGGATGAATATCTTCCAAGCGTTGGAAACGTATACCATGCTCACCATCGGCGATGGCTTGGTTTCCCAAATCCCATCACTGATCATCTCCACCGCCGCTGGCATCATCGTCAGCAGGGCCGCCTCGGACATGAGCATGGGAGCCGAATTCGCCAAGCAGTTCGGCCTGCAACCCCAGGCTCTGGCTGTCTCAGCCGTCATCATCGGCATTTTTGGTTTGGTGCCAGGACTACCCCACGCCTCATTTCTGATTCTGGCAGCCCTGATGGGGGCAATTGCCTACTTCACCTTCCAACAGAAAGCCCTGGTCGAGGCCACCACAAAAGAAGAAGAGAAGAAAGCGGCAGTGGCCCCGCTCCCCGGCTCGCCAGAAACGGTCGAAGCCCTGCTGGCCTTGGACACGCTGCAACTTGAAGTGGGCTACGGGCTCATCCCCTTAGTCGATGAATCCCAAAAAGGAGACCTTCTCGAACGAATCCGAGGCATCCGCCGGCAATTCGCCATGGATATGGGCATGGTGATCCCCTCACTCCACGTCCGCGACAATCTGCAGATCAACCCGGACGAGTATATCCTGCTGCTGAAAGGGGTCGAGATCGCCCGTGGAGAAGTGATGATGGGCTACCAACTGGCCATGGACTCAGGTTCTGCCAAACGCCAGATTGACGGCATCCCCACCAAGGAGCCCGCCTTTGGCCTACCGGCCTTGTGGATTACCGACAACATGAAGGACGAAGCTCAACTGGCAGGCTACACCGTGGTCGATCCCTCTACCGTTATCGCCACCCATCTGACCGAAATCCTGCGCTCGCACGCCGACGAACTCCTTGGCCGCCAGGACACCCAGAAGCTGCTGGACAACCTGGCCAAGACCCACCCTAAAATCGTTGAAGAACTAATACCTGGCGCCCTGCCCTTAGGCTCACTGCAAAAGGTCCTGCAAAACCTGCTCCGAGAACGGGTCTCTATCCGCGATCTGCTGACCATCACCGAGACATTGGCCGATTATGCGCCCATGACCAAAGACACCTCAATCCTGACTGAGTACGTGCGCCAGAAACTGGCCAGATCCATCGTCAGCGCACTCACTGACGACGATGGCAAGCTGTCGGTTCTGACCCTTGCCCATAAAGTTGAAGATTTCATCCGCGAATCGATCCAGAAAACCGACCAGGGGGTTTACCTGAACCTGGAACCAAACCTGGCCCAGCGGATAATCGAAGGGGCACAATCCCTAGTGGAAAAGGTTACCAATGACGGCTATCAACCCATTATCCTCTGCACACCCGTAATTCGTCGCCACCTGCGCCACCTGCTTGAACGTTTCATGCCCCAGGTCATTATTCTCTCCAACAACGAACTTTCCGGCCAAATCCAGATTCGTTCGCTCGGCACCATTGAGGTCAATCCAAAGCAATGA